In Nostoc edaphicum CCNP1411, the sequence ATAATATTAGCAACGGTCAGGCGGGTAAACCATTTGCGATCGGCAGGAATAATATACCAAGGGGCCCATTTAGTACTAGTGTAGTTAAAAACTTCTTCATAAGCATTCATATAATCATCCCAAAAAGCTCGTTCTCGGACATCGTTATCTGAAAACTTCCAATGTTTTTCAGGAGATTCAATCCGTTCTAAAAAGCGTTTTTTCTGTTCTGCTTTCGATACATTCAGAAAAAACTTCAGGATGATTACACCATTGTTTACCAAATATTTTTCAAAATTATTGATTTCTTCAAAACGCTGCTTCCATATTTTCTTTCCCTCAGAAAAATGGGGAAGTTGTTGTTTTTTAAGCATTTCTGGATGGACACGAACCACTAGCACTTCTTCATAGTATGAACGGTTGAATATCCCAATTCGGCCTCTTTCTGGCAAAGCTTTCATTGATCGCCACAGATAGTCATGATCTAATTCTTCTGAACTCGGCCCCTTAAAACTAAACACCTGAAATCCTTGCGGGTTAACACCAGAAGTCACATGTTTAATAGTGCTATCTTTGCCAGCAGCATCCATTGCTTGAAAAATAATCAACAAAGCATAGGTGTTTTGAGCATAGAGAATATTTTGGTAATTTGCTAGTCGTTCAATATCTGCCTGTAATTTAATTGCAGCATCAGTTTTTTCATGAAAATCAGTCTTGTAAGCTGGGTCATAGTTTTTTCTCAGAGAAATCTTTGAACCTGGCGGAACAATGAAAGCATCATGATTCATGTATAAAATCTCCTAACGGCTACTTAATACACAATCACATTTTGAAGTATTAATTACTGAAAGTTATAATTTATTAATTAAATAATAATTTTGATTCAAAATTCATCACTTTTAAGCAATTCTGTGGGTTTAACGAACTTTGGGGGTTTAAGTCCTAGCCTTTGAAGGGCAGCGCGAATTGAAGCCTAAGAGGATGTTTGAAAAGTATTTTTGGTAACATCTAAGTCTCGGAAACCTAACCCCCCTAGCCCCCCTTCCCTACAAGGGAATGGGGGTTTCAAAGCCTCTCGACCTTTCGGGGAGAGGAATGGAAGTGGGGTTTTGTCTTCATTTTTAATTTTTAATTTTTAATTCCGCCTTGCGGTACTAGTTACTTGCGTCGCTTTGGCATAGGACGCATTGCTTCACGGCCCAAGAGAAACATCCCCGTAACACCCAAACTAACAAACCAAACATATTGATACCAATATTGCCGAATCTGTTCAACTGTATTGAGTTGTGGATGCAACGTGTTTAAATACAGCAGCAGCACCAATATCATCAGCGCCCCAAAACCAACAAAGCTCAAGCCGATAAGAATTCGTGCCGGACGCAGTTCAAAATCACTAATAGTGTCTAGGTCAATTTCTGCCAGTTCCTTAAAAGAGTCATCTGCCCAAGATGAGGTTGCTTGGAATCTATTGCTAAGTTTTGGTGGCAAAATTGGTGACAGTGTTGCTACAGTTGGGCGACGTAGCAAAGCCTCTGTATCTCGCAGCAATTCTAGTGGTTTACGGGTAGTAGTTGGTTGAGCAAACTCTATATTGTCTTTAGGAGTTGGAGCATTAGCTTTGCTTTCAAAATCCATAGCACGCTTGGGAATAACCAGGATATATATACATAGCCTAGCGAATCAGAATGCAAATGAGTCGAAATAATTCGTAATTCGTAATTCGTAATTAAACCTCATCTATGTTGAAACCTAGAGTTTTTTAAAAGATATATTTATGTAGGTTGGGTGGAGTGAAACGCAACCCAACATGACCACCAAATTTTATGTTGGGTTACGCTATCGCTGCACCCAACCTACAAAACTACGGTTCTCAA encodes:
- a CDS encoding polyphosphate kinase 2 family protein, producing MNHDAFIVPPGSKISLRKNYDPAYKTDFHEKTDAAIKLQADIERLANYQNILYAQNTYALLIIFQAMDAAGKDSTIKHVTSGVNPQGFQVFSFKGPSSEELDHDYLWRSMKALPERGRIGIFNRSYYEEVLVVRVHPEMLKKQQLPHFSEGKKIWKQRFEEINNFEKYLVNNGVIILKFFLNVSKAEQKKRFLERIESPEKHWKFSDNDVRERAFWDDYMNAYEEVFNYTSTKWAPWYIIPADRKWFTRLTVANIICTKLEELNLQYPTVSEEHRQQLLQAKQILEQEDEPINLIGKGKNILK